A part of Legionella sainthelensi genomic DNA contains:
- a CDS encoding serine/threonine transporter — protein MASNESTTLLSPLTANKKTSWTKNNTTWMLSLYGTAVGAGTLFLPIDAGLNGIWPLIIMTLLAFPMTHYSHRALCRFVLSGSTTKNDITNVVEEHFGVFSGRILTGLYFFAIYPILLMYSVAITNTTESFLVHQLGISAPPRALLAIILILALMAVVRFGQEIIVKSMSVLVYPFATILLFLSLYLIPHWNDAILQQSNSLHANGGHGLLMTLWLVIPVMVFSFNHSPIISSFAVNQKERYGHDADRNSTWIMQYSHLLMVFSVMFFVFSCVFSLSPQDLLQAKQQNISILSYLANHFKTPFIATVAPIIAFIAISKSFLGHYLGAKEGLSSIIVNLFKPSKIIISDTKLQRIVEIFMILTCWLVATINPNILKMIETLGGPVIAILLFIMPMYAIAKIPAMKKYRTDVISNVFVTIMGVIAISAIVYGLFGA, from the coding sequence ATGGCATCAAATGAATCTACAACGCTACTCTCTCCGCTAACCGCAAATAAAAAAACTTCCTGGACAAAAAATAATACCACCTGGATGTTAAGCTTGTATGGTACCGCAGTTGGGGCAGGAACACTTTTTCTTCCTATTGATGCTGGACTAAATGGGATTTGGCCGTTAATAATAATGACTCTGCTCGCATTTCCGATGACCCACTATTCTCATCGTGCTTTATGCCGTTTTGTTTTATCAGGTTCTACAACAAAAAATGATATTACCAATGTAGTAGAAGAACATTTTGGTGTTTTTTCAGGACGAATCCTAACCGGCTTGTATTTTTTTGCAATTTACCCCATCCTACTCATGTATAGTGTAGCAATTACCAATACAACAGAAAGCTTTCTTGTACATCAGTTAGGCATTTCAGCACCACCAAGAGCACTTTTAGCCATTATACTTATTCTAGCCTTAATGGCCGTAGTCCGATTTGGACAAGAAATTATAGTAAAATCAATGTCGGTATTGGTTTATCCATTTGCAACAATTCTTTTATTTTTATCACTTTATTTAATTCCCCATTGGAATGATGCCATTTTGCAACAAAGTAATTCATTGCATGCTAACGGTGGGCATGGATTACTCATGACCTTATGGTTGGTTATCCCTGTGATGGTATTTTCGTTTAATCATTCACCCATTATTTCTTCTTTTGCTGTAAATCAAAAAGAACGATATGGTCATGATGCTGATCGTAACAGTACTTGGATTATGCAATACAGTCATTTATTGATGGTATTTTCTGTCATGTTTTTTGTATTTAGCTGTGTTTTTAGTCTTTCTCCTCAGGATTTATTACAGGCGAAACAACAAAATATCTCTATACTTTCATATCTAGCGAATCATTTTAAAACACCTTTTATAGCTACGGTCGCACCAATCATTGCTTTTATTGCAATTTCTAAATCGTTTTTAGGTCATTATCTAGGCGCTAAAGAAGGATTAAGCAGTATTATTGTGAATCTGTTCAAGCCCTCAAAAATAATCATCAGTGACACAAAATTACAACGAATCGTTGAAATTTTTATGATATTAACCTGCTGGTTAGTCGCCACAATAAATCCCAATATCTTAAAAATGATAGAAACTCTCGGAGGCCCAGTCATCGCCATACTCCTGTTTATCATGCCCATGTATGCAATTGCTAAAATTCCAGCAATGAAAAAATATCGCACGGATGTAATTAGTAATGTGTTTGTTACAATTATGGGCGTTATTGCGATTTCAGCTATAGTGTATGGGTTATTTGGAGCTTAG
- the upp gene encoding uracil phosphoribosyltransferase has translation MNNQHVVVVKHPLIQHKLTIMRRKDTSTVKFRALMHEISMLLAYEITRDLEIEYEEIETPLALMQSPVLKGKKMVFVSILRAGNGLVDGMLQLVPTARIGHIGLYRDPLTLEPVEYYFKLPEHTQDRDVIVVDPMLATGNSAIAAVNEIKALGPKSIKFLCLLASPEGITAFHEDHPEVPIFTAAIDQQLNEKGYIIPGLGDAGDRLYGTKLEC, from the coding sequence ATGAATAATCAACACGTTGTTGTAGTTAAACACCCATTAATTCAGCATAAATTAACAATTATGCGTCGAAAGGATACAAGCACAGTCAAGTTTCGCGCTTTAATGCACGAAATTAGCATGCTTTTGGCTTATGAAATAACACGTGACTTAGAAATAGAATATGAAGAAATCGAAACCCCTTTAGCATTAATGCAATCCCCTGTTTTAAAAGGAAAGAAAATGGTTTTTGTTTCTATTTTACGCGCTGGAAATGGATTAGTCGATGGCATGTTACAACTTGTACCCACAGCAAGAATTGGTCACATTGGTTTATATCGTGATCCTCTAACATTAGAGCCCGTTGAATATTATTTTAAACTTCCAGAACACACTCAAGATCGGGATGTTATTGTAGTTGATCCCATGTTAGCGACTGGAAATTCTGCTATTGCGGCAGTTAATGAAATTAAAGCATTAGGCCCAAAATCCATAAAATTTCTCTGCCTTCTTGCTTCTCCTGAAGGAATAACCGCCTTCCATGAAGATCATCCAGAAGTTCCAATTTTTACAGCCGCAATAGACCAACAGCTCAATGAAAAAGGTTATATTATCCCAGGCTTAGGTGATGCGGGAGATAGACTTTATGGAACAAAATTGGAGTGTTGA
- a CDS encoding URC4/urg3 family protein, with product MSNNQQEIDQVLMTLMDPRTIRIRSQAILDMIKQDKSEYFALEPEKMTSTASFIIEVIQDNYPNLDIPYHSRWRHFEAGGIHRINKMQEQLSSLSIEDRGKILYELVIISVFLDAGAGPNWCYKEPETGMTYSRSEGLALASLSLYQKGIFSSYPSEPFRVDAARLMTLNEHEFKQAFQVTQSNPLEGISGRLALLNRLGSLIQHDEQHFGNEHRLGNFFTYISSLANQKQLSATQIFQTVLNTFNTIWPARLLFHGVSLGDVWQHKALKTNELGSEYIPFHKLSQWLTYSLIEPLELAGLSVNHLDELTGLPEYRNGGLLIDSELLRIKNKIDLEKAYLPDAEIIVEWRALTVALLDELADLIRKKLRKNQTELPLAKILQGGTWEAGRRIARQKRPQGSPPLQIISDGTVF from the coding sequence ATGAGTAATAATCAACAAGAAATTGACCAAGTCCTTATGACACTTATGGACCCTCGTACGATCCGAATAAGGTCACAAGCAATTCTCGATATGATCAAACAAGATAAATCAGAATATTTTGCTTTAGAACCTGAAAAAATGACCAGCACTGCATCGTTTATTATTGAAGTGATTCAGGATAATTATCCAAATTTAGATATTCCTTATCATAGTCGTTGGCGGCATTTTGAAGCAGGTGGTATCCATCGCATAAATAAAATGCAAGAACAATTAAGCTCATTATCTATTGAAGATCGCGGAAAAATTCTTTATGAGCTTGTTATTATCAGCGTATTTTTAGATGCGGGCGCAGGGCCAAACTGGTGCTACAAAGAACCAGAAACAGGAATGACCTATTCACGATCAGAAGGTTTGGCATTGGCCAGTTTATCACTGTATCAAAAGGGTATTTTTAGCTCCTATCCATCGGAACCATTCAGAGTAGATGCAGCACGCTTAATGACACTTAATGAACATGAATTTAAACAAGCTTTTCAAGTCACCCAAAGCAATCCCCTGGAAGGTATTTCTGGACGACTCGCCTTGTTAAATCGATTAGGATCATTAATCCAGCATGATGAGCAGCATTTTGGTAATGAGCACCGATTAGGCAATTTTTTTACTTACATAAGCTCATTAGCGAATCAGAAACAACTCTCAGCAACGCAAATTTTTCAAACAGTACTTAATACATTTAATACAATCTGGCCAGCTAGACTCTTGTTTCATGGCGTTTCACTCGGGGACGTATGGCAACATAAGGCATTAAAAACTAATGAGCTTGGGTCTGAATATATTCCATTTCATAAATTATCCCAATGGTTAACCTACTCATTGATCGAGCCTTTAGAACTTGCTGGACTTTCAGTAAATCATCTTGATGAACTCACTGGATTACCTGAGTATCGCAATGGTGGATTACTTATTGATAGTGAGTTACTCCGCATAAAAAATAAAATAGACTTGGAAAAAGCGTACCTACCTGATGCAGAAATTATCGTGGAATGGCGCGCCCTCACTGTAGCATTATTAGATGAGTTAGCTGATTTAATCAGGAAAAAATTACGAAAAAACCAGACTGAATTGCCCTTAGCTAAGATTTTACAAGGAGGCACTTGGGAAGCCGGACGACGAATCGCCCGACAAAAACGCCCCCAAGGCTCCCCTCCTCTCCAAATTATTAGTGATGGAACCGTTTTTTAA
- a CDS encoding GTP cyclohydrolase II: MVQEESKKKSKGHIVLSSHPAGHTAAPLKIKWGAQDPKERGPVIASLTNIKNRNAVGTHSGSYSVYRALAVAAGVLDPEHVPDLTDTTPPVAIGPHHQWCGTQKIISLDPWGHLVASVFSQEIKSGYDIRPTIAVTKAHINIPELHTAIQKGRLKPDGKILKESGDVAVTKAAIEPVWYLPGIAERFGVSESRLRRTLFEQTAGMFPELVTRTDLDVFLPPIGGLTAYFFGDVTTIHDPKIELTCRIHDECNGSDVFGSDICTCRPYLVHGIELSIESAQKGGAGLIVYNRKEGRALGEVTKFLVYNARKRQKGGDTAAKYFERTECVAGVQDMRFQELMSDVLHWLGITKIHRFVSMSNMKYDALLKSGINIVERVTIPDELIPPDAQVEMNAKRAAGYYSPERIVDINELAKTKGRDLHE, translated from the coding sequence ATGGTGCAAGAGGAATCAAAAAAAAAATCCAAAGGTCATATCGTTTTATCATCACATCCAGCTGGGCATACAGCTGCACCTTTAAAAATAAAATGGGGAGCCCAAGACCCTAAAGAGCGAGGTCCAGTAATTGCTTCCCTCACCAATATAAAAAATCGCAACGCTGTCGGCACACATTCCGGGTCCTATTCTGTTTACCGAGCACTTGCTGTTGCCGCTGGAGTTTTGGATCCTGAACATGTTCCTGATCTAACCGATACTACTCCGCCAGTTGCTATAGGCCCACACCATCAATGGTGCGGCACTCAGAAAATTATCTCTCTTGATCCGTGGGGACATCTCGTAGCCAGCGTATTCTCTCAAGAGATTAAGTCAGGATACGATATTCGCCCAACAATCGCTGTGACAAAAGCACATATTAATATTCCTGAGCTCCATACAGCGATACAAAAGGGCCGATTAAAGCCTGATGGAAAAATATTAAAAGAATCCGGTGATGTCGCAGTGACTAAAGCAGCTATAGAACCTGTCTGGTATCTTCCGGGAATTGCTGAGCGCTTTGGCGTTTCAGAATCGCGTTTACGTCGCACTTTATTTGAACAAACAGCAGGAATGTTTCCTGAATTGGTTACTCGCACCGATTTGGATGTTTTTTTACCCCCTATAGGAGGGTTAACTGCCTATTTCTTTGGTGATGTTACCACCATACATGACCCCAAAATTGAGCTTACCTGTCGGATTCATGATGAGTGTAATGGCTCGGATGTTTTTGGTTCCGACATTTGTACATGCCGACCTTATTTAGTTCATGGAATTGAGCTATCCATCGAATCCGCACAAAAAGGCGGAGCTGGATTGATTGTTTACAATCGCAAAGAAGGCCGAGCTTTAGGAGAAGTTACTAAATTTTTGGTGTATAACGCCCGCAAAAGGCAAAAAGGCGGTGATACAGCAGCCAAATATTTTGAACGAACAGAATGCGTCGCAGGTGTTCAAGACATGCGTTTTCAAGAATTAATGTCCGATGTCTTACACTGGCTTGGCATCACTAAAATTCATCGTTTTGTTTCCATGTCCAATATGAAATATGATGCTTTACTCAAATCGGGTATTAACATTGTGGAGCGTGTCACCATACCTGATGAACTCATTCCACCCGATGCGCAAGTAGAAATGAATGCGAAACGAGCAGCAGGTTATTACTCTCCAGAACGTATTGTAGATATCAATGAATTAGCAAAAACCAAAGGACGTGATCTCCATGAGTAA
- a CDS encoding MAPEG family protein, with product MTTLIVCLFIATLLPYLLKLVVASFMQKEGKYDNHYPRLQQARLQGMGARAVAAHQNSFESLLVFAVAALTAIATNHVGTAVQVLAVIYIVSRIIYSFLYIMDMASLRSASWFVGFFCCLTVLVLCMI from the coding sequence ATGACGACTTTAATTGTATGTTTGTTTATTGCAACGCTGTTACCTTATCTATTAAAGCTCGTTGTTGCCAGTTTTATGCAAAAAGAGGGGAAATACGACAATCATTATCCAAGGTTGCAACAGGCTAGGTTACAAGGAATGGGTGCAAGAGCGGTGGCTGCTCATCAAAATAGTTTTGAGTCATTGCTTGTATTTGCTGTTGCTGCATTGACTGCAATTGCTACAAATCATGTGGGCACGGCAGTTCAAGTCTTGGCAGTTATTTATATTGTTTCACGAATCATTTATAGCTTTTTATATATAATGGATATGGCTTCGTTAAGATCAGCAAGCTGGTTTGTTGGTTTTTTTTGTTGCTTGACTGTTTTAGTGTTATGTATGATCTAA
- a CDS encoding multidrug effflux MFS transporter — translation MHEKNNMQQVSLQPLLVSVVLMLMVLMQMTTDQYVPSLPAITKVFNTNEASIQLTLSLFMLGLSISHVFYGPLSDKIGRKPPLMFGVGLSILGSLCCYIAPTVFVLIIGRFIQGFGIGCCGSVGRSLVRDLFTDRVLSKIGSYVGIVSVFIMVASPVLGGYIQEHFGWRSNFLCLFVFGIVIWLFALLTLPETNKNLNPEATKIRVMRDNYFTLLRSKVFLGYALCACFACAGLLAYLAIAPFLFQDALGLSPIEFGQLTIFIAGAICVSGIINSQMVMGKGVSHMVFIGIIFMIIGGLAMLFLAFLGMKNVLSIMIPVSFFSMGVGFTFINAFAGAFHPFPHMAGTVGALYACMQDLSAALSTGIVALGKWYGQYSLATIFLVLGVSSLVSWYYLASQEH, via the coding sequence ATGCACGAAAAAAATAATATGCAGCAAGTCTCATTACAGCCTTTGTTGGTTTCTGTAGTTTTAATGCTTATGGTATTGATGCAAATGACAACAGATCAGTATGTTCCTTCATTACCTGCTATCACCAAAGTTTTTAATACGAATGAAGCATCAATTCAATTGACGCTTTCTCTTTTTATGCTTGGATTAAGTATCTCACATGTGTTTTATGGTCCTTTGTCCGACAAAATTGGCCGCAAACCCCCGTTAATGTTTGGTGTTGGTTTAAGTATTTTGGGAAGTTTATGCTGCTATATAGCACCCACAGTTTTTGTTTTAATCATTGGTCGTTTTATTCAAGGTTTTGGTATAGGTTGTTGTGGTTCAGTAGGGCGCTCTTTAGTCCGTGATCTTTTTACAGATAGAGTTTTATCAAAAATTGGTTCCTATGTTGGTATTGTGAGCGTTTTTATTATGGTTGCCTCTCCTGTTCTGGGTGGATACATTCAAGAACATTTTGGGTGGCGCAGTAATTTTCTGTGTTTGTTCGTGTTTGGGATTGTCATATGGCTTTTTGCATTACTTACTCTTCCAGAAACTAATAAAAATCTTAATCCAGAGGCAACTAAAATAAGAGTGATGCGGGATAATTACTTCACATTATTGCGATCGAAAGTTTTTTTGGGTTATGCCTTATGTGCGTGTTTTGCTTGCGCAGGTCTCCTCGCTTATCTTGCAATCGCTCCTTTTCTTTTTCAAGATGCTTTAGGGTTGAGTCCCATAGAATTTGGCCAATTAACTATTTTTATTGCAGGAGCAATTTGTGTGAGTGGGATAATTAATAGTCAAATGGTGATGGGTAAAGGAGTATCTCATATGGTGTTTATTGGGATAATTTTTATGATTATTGGTGGCCTCGCCATGCTTTTCCTGGCCTTTTTAGGGATGAAAAATGTTTTATCTATCATGATTCCTGTTTCTTTTTTTAGTATGGGCGTTGGTTTTACTTTTATTAATGCTTTTGCTGGCGCTTTTCACCCTTTTCCACATATGGCAGGCACAGTAGGTGCTTTATATGCCTGTATGCAGGATTTAAGTGCGGCATTATCTACGGGTATCGTTGCGCTTGGTAAATGGTATGGGCAATATTCATTGGCGACAATATTTCTCGTTTTGGGAGTAAGTTCTTTAGTTTCATGGTATTATTTAGCCTCTCAAGAACATTAA
- a CDS encoding acyl carrier protein, which produces MKITESELKNIIAKLSGSNANEIHDETALIEDLHLDSLKIVELLAVLSEEYNLAVTEDDAMNFHTYKDIFDFTQA; this is translated from the coding sequence ATGAAAATTACTGAGAGTGAATTAAAGAATATTATTGCCAAGTTATCTGGTTCTAATGCAAATGAAATTCATGATGAAACCGCTTTAATAGAGGACTTACATTTAGATTCTTTAAAAATTGTAGAGCTACTTGCCGTTCTTAGTGAAGAGTATAATTTAGCAGTGACTGAAGATGACGCGATGAACTTCCATACTTATAAGGATATATTTGATTTTACTCAAGCATAA
- a CDS encoding 3-oxoacyl-ACP synthase III family protein, whose amino-acid sequence MNLLRAEKNIYLKGPFTALPEKVMSNQDVLNWMSSTQTPTLISFSTGIRNRRWVNEEQACSDLAVLAAEKLFAAKPYEKNKVNQLILATISGDYLAPPTSPLVQHRLGLQNIGAFDVGAACAGFVVGLHTGVAITQASMGNVLLIASEIRSKFLNKNNFATSVLFGDGAAACLISTDKENADFRFIASSLFADGEVGDTVSTPAGGSQLPAAKCTDPNQFYITIKENTALFVKAVHGMVDGAQEFLKALNLSTTDIQWLVPHQGNKNLVLSVARQLGFPEERVIKTVEETGNTSGSSVGIALDYLREHADMKKKDKVLLVAAGGGGIAASALLEVI is encoded by the coding sequence ATGAATTTGTTACGTGCAGAAAAAAATATTTATCTTAAAGGACCATTCACTGCATTGCCAGAAAAGGTGATGAGTAACCAAGATGTACTTAATTGGATGAGTAGTACTCAAACTCCTACTTTGATCAGCTTCTCAACAGGAATCAGAAACAGACGCTGGGTCAATGAGGAACAAGCATGTAGTGATTTGGCAGTACTTGCAGCAGAAAAACTTTTTGCGGCAAAACCTTACGAAAAAAATAAAGTCAACCAACTGATACTGGCTACAATTTCAGGAGATTACCTTGCCCCACCTACTAGCCCTCTAGTCCAGCATCGGCTCGGATTGCAAAATATTGGTGCTTTTGATGTAGGGGCTGCTTGCGCAGGTTTCGTTGTCGGTTTGCATACTGGTGTGGCTATTACTCAAGCAAGTATGGGAAATGTATTATTAATCGCCAGCGAAATTCGTTCCAAATTTTTAAATAAAAATAATTTTGCGACCAGTGTTCTTTTTGGTGATGGAGCGGCTGCTTGCCTTATTTCTACCGATAAGGAAAATGCAGATTTTCGTTTTATTGCCTCTTCATTATTTGCTGATGGAGAAGTCGGTGATACGGTATCTACTCCAGCAGGAGGATCGCAATTACCTGCAGCAAAGTGCACTGATCCCAATCAGTTTTACATCACCATCAAGGAAAATACCGCCTTATTTGTTAAAGCAGTGCATGGTATGGTAGATGGAGCGCAAGAGTTTCTCAAGGCATTAAATCTTTCCACTACAGACATTCAATGGTTGGTACCTCATCAAGGAAACAAGAACTTAGTATTATCTGTAGCCAGGCAATTAGGTTTTCCTGAAGAGCGTGTCATCAAAACGGTGGAAGAAACAGGGAATACATCAGGCTCAAGCGTAGGCATCGCTCTTGATTATTTGCGTGAACATGCAGACATGAAGAAAAAAGATAAGGTCCTCTTGGTTGCCGCAGGTGGTGGTGGAATTGCTGCTAGCGCTCTTTTAGAGGTAATTTAA
- a CDS encoding SDR family NAD(P)-dependent oxidoreductase, with product MKILITGGSSDIAQAIAKRRLQLGDKIIITCSNQDSLNKTLAHYKHQDMDIQGFVYHFSNPEASQDALQNLLQEPLDGIIFNAFTRVNQLRKLHALSYPSLRTYIDDNLHGNMWLIHRLLPSLLANKFGRLILISSLSAITGTSRYGAYCTVKAALEGLFLNLAVDYSAQNILSNIVRVGLIKTSRTEQFWKKEAYQQKMAQIIPQGRMGETDQVAEALDPLLSKTSFMTGSVLTVSGGLPLMRSEGLLSS from the coding sequence ATGAAGATTTTAATTACGGGAGGATCTTCTGATATTGCCCAAGCAATTGCCAAACGACGTTTACAATTGGGTGATAAAATCATTATAACCTGCTCTAATCAAGACAGCTTAAATAAAACATTGGCGCACTATAAGCATCAAGATATGGATATCCAGGGTTTCGTGTATCATTTTTCGAACCCAGAGGCCAGTCAAGATGCGCTGCAAAATCTACTCCAGGAACCGTTAGACGGCATCATTTTCAATGCGTTTACGCGGGTAAATCAACTGCGCAAATTACACGCCTTATCTTATCCGTCATTGCGTACTTATATTGATGACAATTTGCACGGAAATATGTGGTTGATTCATCGATTATTGCCTTCCTTATTAGCGAATAAATTTGGACGGCTCATTTTAATTTCCAGCCTTTCTGCCATCACAGGAACCAGCCGCTATGGCGCATACTGCACGGTTAAAGCTGCTTTGGAAGGTTTATTTTTAAATCTGGCGGTAGATTATAGTGCGCAAAATATTTTATCCAATATCGTGCGGGTTGGATTGATTAAAACATCAAGAACAGAGCAATTCTGGAAAAAAGAAGCCTACCAACAAAAAATGGCGCAAATTATTCCTCAAGGCAGGATGGGAGAAACAGATCAAGTTGCTGAAGCCCTAGATCCATTATTGTCCAAAACTTCATTTATGACAGGCTCAGTGCTCACCGTAAGCGGTGGGTTACCCCTCATGCGCTCAGAAGGATTACTCTCATCATGA
- a CDS encoding acyl carrier protein codes for MHTQRIRNALERIGLNNLPEDSHAQLEQGGLDSLMLALLIIELEREFKIKIPVMPLVKEHYESIDSIAKHLIDLGAQ; via the coding sequence ATGCATACTCAACGAATTCGCAATGCATTAGAACGAATTGGTTTAAACAATCTTCCAGAAGATTCACATGCTCAATTAGAACAAGGTGGGCTCGATAGTTTGATGTTAGCTTTATTAATCATTGAGTTGGAGCGTGAATTTAAGATTAAGATTCCAGTAATGCCTTTAGTTAAAGAACATTATGAGTCCATAGATAGCATTGCCAAACACTTAATCGATTTGGGGGCTCAATGA
- a CDS encoding class I adenylate-forming enzyme family protein, which yields MRFLAQNFPHKIALSCEDQDLSFAELTVEIQKMSLRLKKLPPGILVLQARSHPLFVIQLLASLNIGKPVALISHQESDQQKRTILSTNMTINEAGELLELQENNQNQHHPELALVLFTSGSTGQTKAVQLSLNNIIANSHAVIKALEFYKINDQLLFLPLSYSFGLLGQLLPGLIAGIKTQLVTQFTDIKNLLETGIAPQMWSGVPSHWVAITKMAALYPDSTAKIKAVVSAGAPLALHLREHLIQTFPNALVYNNYGLTEASPRVLTYSSNDPLFLKDYAGYPVGDWQVGLSEEHELLIKGSQLMLGYLGDETSSKIKNGWFYTGDLAEILPSGLVSIKGRLDYIVNIGGEKVNLIDIEHQICQFAEIKEAIVLPLADELYGVRLLVCLERGTFSTHKTEQMLTEQFKQYFLPKKFPISVQLLEKLPRNQHGKLDRKALLLSTYKE from the coding sequence ATGCGATTTCTGGCCCAAAACTTTCCTCATAAAATTGCATTAAGCTGCGAAGATCAAGACTTAAGTTTTGCTGAGTTAACTGTAGAAATCCAAAAGATGTCTTTGCGATTGAAAAAACTACCGCCAGGAATACTTGTTTTGCAAGCAAGGAGCCATCCTTTATTTGTCATTCAATTATTAGCCTCTCTAAATATTGGCAAGCCCGTTGCCCTGATTTCTCATCAAGAATCTGATCAGCAAAAAAGAACCATTTTAAGTACCAACATGACTATTAATGAGGCTGGGGAGCTTCTAGAGCTGCAAGAGAATAATCAGAATCAACATCATCCAGAATTAGCTCTGGTACTTTTTACTTCAGGCAGTACCGGACAAACGAAAGCAGTTCAGCTTTCTTTGAACAATATTATTGCCAATTCTCATGCAGTAATCAAAGCATTAGAATTTTATAAGATAAACGATCAACTATTATTTTTACCCTTATCGTACTCTTTTGGATTGCTGGGTCAACTACTTCCTGGATTAATCGCTGGAATAAAAACCCAATTAGTAACCCAATTTACGGACATTAAAAACCTTTTGGAAACCGGAATAGCGCCTCAAATGTGGAGTGGCGTACCATCTCATTGGGTCGCTATAACTAAAATGGCAGCACTCTATCCCGACAGTACAGCAAAAATAAAGGCTGTAGTTTCTGCCGGAGCGCCTTTGGCCCTGCACTTACGTGAACACCTAATCCAGACATTTCCTAATGCCCTGGTTTATAACAATTACGGTTTAACCGAAGCATCACCTCGCGTTTTAACCTACTCCAGTAACGACCCGTTATTTCTCAAAGATTATGCAGGATATCCAGTAGGTGATTGGCAAGTAGGTTTATCGGAGGAGCATGAGTTGCTCATCAAAGGAAGCCAACTTATGCTCGGTTATCTTGGGGATGAAACATCATCTAAAATCAAAAATGGTTGGTTTTACACTGGAGATTTAGCTGAGATACTCCCTTCCGGCTTAGTAAGTATTAAAGGGCGTCTGGATTATATAGTCAATATAGGTGGTGAAAAAGTAAATTTAATTGATATAGAGCACCAAATTTGTCAATTTGCAGAAATTAAAGAAGCAATTGTACTCCCCCTGGCGGATGAACTTTATGGGGTTCGTTTACTTGTCTGTCTGGAAAGAGGGACATTCAGCACTCATAAGACAGAGCAAATGCTTACTGAACAATTCAAACAATATTTTTTACCCAAAAAGTTTCCTATTAGTGTGCAATTATTAGAAAAGCTCCCCCGTAATCAACATGGAAAGCTTGATAGAAAAGCACTACTCTTAAGCACTTACAAGGAATAA